One Desulfomicrobium apsheronum genomic window, TCGCGCGGGACCGCTTTGCGAGTCTTTTCAACGACGCCCCGGTCGGATATCTGACCATCGACCAGAGCGGGATCATCGCCCAGACCAACCAGACCTTCGCCGAGATGGTCGAACGGGAACCGCACCTGCTTGGCGGCAAGGCGCTGGTCGATTTCATAGCCACGGAAGATCGTTCGGCTTTTCTCGGGCGGTTCAAGGCCTTTTTCAAGAGTCCTGAAGGCAAACAATTGAACTTTACACTGCGGGGCAGCCAGCGCCGGGTGCACTGCGTGGGCAAGATCGAGAACCAGAGTCAGGAACCGGCCCAACAGCGTCGTTTGCTTCTGGTTCTGAGCGACATCACGGATCAGGCCAGGGCGGAAAAGGCCTTGCTGGAACGTGAGCATTTTCTGACGTCCATCCTGGAGACCACTCAGGACGGGTTCTGGGTTTATGATTCGAGCGGCCACTTACGGAACGTCAACGATGCGTATTGCCGCATGTCCGGGTACACCAGAGAAGAACTGGAAGGCCTGCGCATCGCCGATCTCGACGCCGTGGAAGAGGAGGCCGTGACGCAGGAGCGTCTTGAGCGCATCATGAAAAACGGCTCCGAGCTTTTTGAAACGAGGCATCGCCGAAAAGACGGCAGTGTTTTCGACGTGGAGGTTTCGGCTTCCCATCTTGACCTGTACGGGGGCATGCTTGTCTGTTTCTGCCGCGACATTTCCGACCGCAAGGCAGCTGAATCGGCCTGCCGCGAGAACGAAATGCGCTACAGGCTGCTTTCCGACCTGACCATGGAGGGCATCGTCATCCACAAAAAGGGTGTCGTCGTTGACTTGAACGCCTCCCTGGCCAGAATTCTGGGATATGAACCGCATGAGATACTCGGACGGAATATGCTGGAACTGTTTGTTCATGAACACGACCGGCACATTGTGCGCGAGAACGTCGTCAAGGATTACGCAAGGCCTTACGTGGTCAGGTTCGTGAAGAAAAACGGCGAGGTCTTTTACGTCGAGCTTGAGGCTCGAAATTTCGAGGTCAACGGCGAGACCATGCGCGTGGCCTCGGTGCGAGATATCACCGAGCGCAGGAAATCCGAGGAGGAAATAGCGCGGGTCAACGCCGAACTTCGAAATGCGCTCGCCGAAAAGGACAGATTCTTTTCCATCATCGCCCACGATCTCAAATCGCCCATATCCGGCTTTCTTTCCCTGACCAAGATCCTGGTCGAGGATTTCGAGGGTTTGACCATGAAGGAAGTCAATACCTCCTTGAATGCATTGTATAAAAGTTCCGTGCGTGTGTTCGCGCTGCTGGAGAATCTTCTGGAGTGGGCAAAATTGCAGCAGGGCATGCTGACCTGTTCGCGCAGTCCTTTCCTTTTGAAGGAGCTCATAAAGTCGAGCATCGATTTCAAGCATTCCGTCGCAGAGCAAAAGGAAATCATCCTTAACCACGATGTCCCGGACGGGCTGATCGCCGACATCGATCCGCCCATGATCGGCACCGTGCTGCGCAATCTTCTGTCCAATGCCCTGAAATTTTCGAACCGGGGCGGGCAGGTGCTCATCACGGCCAGGCAAAGCGGAGACACGATCACCGTCGCGGTGCGGGATGAAGGGGTGGGTATGGACCCACATACCTTGGCCATGCTCTTTTCCCTGGACAACAAGATCACGCGACCCGGCACCGAGGACGAGTTCAGCACGGGCCTTGGGCTCATCCTGTGCAAGGAATTCGTCGAAAAACACGGCGGCAGAATCTGGGCGGAAAGCAGTCCGGGGCAGGGGGCGACATTTTATTTCACCCTCCCGGTCGGGGACAGAAATGGCGGTTCTTCGACCTGTTGACGGGGCTTCCGCAAGCATGTGGCGAAACGGGAACAAACACTTCTGAAGCATTCGCTGATCTGAAAGTGCAGAGACTTTTCACACCAACACCCCTTACACAAGCAGTCATTAATGAACAAAGAATGTGAAACCCTGTGCGCTCCCGGCGAGCGCATGCCCCTGAATGATGTCCTGGAGCAGAATACCCGAATCGGGAGTCATCTGTGTGCGCAATATTTCAATTTCTTTCCCTTGCCGCTCCTGGTCATCAATTCCTTTCGTCAGATCATCTTCAGCAACAACGCCTTCACCGACTTTCTGGGGACCAGCGATGTGAGTTCGTTTCTGGCCAGGCGGCCTGGCGAGGCCATGGCCTGCGTCTATTCCGAAGCCGGAAAAAACGGCTGCGGAACGTCCCTGCATTGCCGTGAATGCGGAGCGCTTCGGGCCATGCTTGAGGCCATGTCCACCAAGGATAAGTCCGAGCACGAGTGCCAGCTGCTGTGCAAGGATGAGCACGGCGCCGTCGTGGCCCGGGATCTGCGGGTTTTCGCTTCGCCCTGGGAAACCGGGGAAGGAACATACTACGTACTGACGCTTCTCGACATCAGTGATGAAAAGCGCCGTCAGGCCCTGGAGCGGATCTTTTTTCACGACATTCTGAATTCCGCCGGAGGTGCCAGAAATCTGGTCGACATTCTCATGAACGAAGTCCCCGAGGACGCCCGGGAGATCGCGCACATGGCCAGATCATCGCT contains:
- a CDS encoding PAS domain S-box protein — translated: MTDTFEAQKRILREQAEARLAYSVSEVENLSLEEIKTLFHEYQVHQIELELQNEELRDTQKQYEIARDRFASLFNDAPVGYLTIDQSGIIAQTNQTFAEMVEREPHLLGGKALVDFIATEDRSAFLGRFKAFFKSPEGKQLNFTLRGSQRRVHCVGKIENQSQEPAQQRRLLLVLSDITDQARAEKALLEREHFLTSILETTQDGFWVYDSSGHLRNVNDAYCRMSGYTREELEGLRIADLDAVEEEAVTQERLERIMKNGSELFETRHRRKDGSVFDVEVSASHLDLYGGMLVCFCRDISDRKAAESACRENEMRYRLLSDLTMEGIVIHKKGVVVDLNASLARILGYEPHEILGRNMLELFVHEHDRHIVRENVVKDYARPYVVRFVKKNGEVFYVELEARNFEVNGETMRVASVRDITERRKSEEEIARVNAELRNALAEKDRFFSIIAHDLKSPISGFLSLTKILVEDFEGLTMKEVNTSLNALYKSSVRVFALLENLLEWAKLQQGMLTCSRSPFLLKELIKSSIDFKHSVAEQKEIILNHDVPDGLIADIDPPMIGTVLRNLLSNALKFSNRGGQVLITARQSGDTITVAVRDEGVGMDPHTLAMLFSLDNKITRPGTEDEFSTGLGLILCKEFVEKHGGRIWAESSPGQGATFYFTLPVGDRNGGSSTC
- a CDS encoding sensor histidine kinase, which produces MNKECETLCAPGERMPLNDVLEQNTRIGSHLCAQYFNFFPLPLLVINSFRQIIFSNNAFTDFLGTSDVSSFLARRPGEAMACVYSEAGKNGCGTSLHCRECGALRAMLEAMSTKDKSEHECQLLCKDEHGAVVARDLRVFASPWETGEGTYYVLTLLDISDEKRRQALERIFFHDILNSAGGARNLVDILMNEVPEDAREIAHMARSSLFALVDEIQKQKQLLSLERNEYAISRITLQGLEIMHSLVGEFRSHPKAIDKHIHLEADSVNVPVFSDFSLLRRILVNMLINALEATPLGGIVTAGLRREEGAAVFWISNAAVMPESVKLQVFKRSFSTKGSDRGLGTYSIKLLTENYLGGEVGFSSEEGAGTTFWVKLPAREDQP